The sequence below is a genomic window from Nostoc flagelliforme CCNUN1.
TAGGCGATCGCTTTGGGGCTTAAAAAATAATCAAGCGCGAAATCCTGGTTTTTTCGTTGGTTCTTATTCTTCGTTGTGATCAAGAGTAATTTAGATGCGTTTGCCCTGAGCGGGAGATGAACTCCAAGTCATTGTACTAAGTAATGGAATCTGGGATTTTGTCAATGAACCAGAATTATGAGCAAATGAGTTTTACAGAGTTGAGAGCTTATGTCGGCGAAAACCGCGAAGACATTGAAGCTCTACGTTTTTTAATGAGCAAACGTGACCCTAATTCTAAAGGCTATCCTATGCCTGTGACAGAAGCTGATATGCAAGCCCAGATGGAAATCATCAGGCGCAAGATTAATGGAAAACTTTGAGATTATTGTCTAATTAAGTAAGCATAATTAGCGTGGGTAAATTATATTAGTCCAAGTTCCTGTCGTTCGGCACCCATAAAACGCTACCAGTGCCATTCACCGAGGTTCTACGGAATCAACCGATCTGCGCGTAGTTGCTCGAACAGGTCAAAAAACGACTCGTCCGTTTTCTGGTATACGGAGAAGCCGAGTTTCCGGCTCTTCGACATGTCGGTCATGACTTCAATCGGACGCCCAAGATCGAGATCAGTGTGCCATGCAGACGATAGACGGCTCAGATCCGGCTCGACGAGGCCATGCTGCTTTGCGATCTCGCGCCAGACAGCACCTTCATTCGCCATTTCGGCTTCGAGCGGGTGGGTTGTGCCGTCGAAGCCGATGGGATCGATGCCGAAGCAGTCAGCCAGCCGCCCCCACAACCATATCCAGCGGAAGATGTCGCCATTGACGACGTTAAACGCCTCGTTGTGGGCCGCTTCGGTCTTCGCCGCCCAGACTAGGTGCTTCGCCAGCACCCGCGCGTCGGTCATGTCGGAGATGCCCTTCCACTGCGCTTCAGAACCTGGCCAGCGGAACGGGCGCCCGGTTTCCTTGCAGATCGCGGCATACACGGCCAGCGTCGTGCCGAGGTTCATCAAATTGCCGACCGCCTTTCCAATGACAGTATGAGGGCGATGAATGCTCCAGGTGAAACCGTCACGGGCTGCGGCGGCATAGACCTCATCTTCCTGAGCATAATAGAAATTTTCGACGTCGAGCCGGGGATGCTCCTCACGCAATGGAGTTTCTGGCAGCGATCGGCCCCTGGCGTATGCATCGAATGGCCCGAGATAGTGCTTGAGGCCGGTGACGAGGGCGACGTGCTGCACTGAGTCCTTCGGTGACAGAACATCCAGCAGATTGCGAACCATCGTGCCGTTGACCCTGACATTCTCAGCCTCGGTCGCATTACGCATCCACGTCGTGATGAAGATGTGCGTCGGGGCGATGTCTGACAGCGCAGTTTTCAGGCTAGCTAGATCGAGCAGATCGGCAGCAACAGGGCGTAACCCTTCCACCCCTTTTTTAAGATTTCGGGCCAACCCATAGGTCGTCCATCCATTCGCGATCAGTTCTCTCGCAAGATTGCTGCCGATGATGCCGCTCGCGCCCACAACTAAGGCTGTCCCATCCATGTCGTGTCTCCGGAAATTTTCTATAGCAATCCTAAGCCCCAAATTTCCAGGCTTCGTGTAACTAACGTTAAAAAAGACAGGCATCTTGCCTGTCCTACAATGAATAATTTAGCAGAGAATTTAGAAATTCATCTCAGCAGCTTGCACTTTCTCAACCTGCTTCTTCTTCAGCACAAGCATAACTTGAGCCAACATTACAAGAGCGATGAACGCAATCATCCATTGGACTCTAGAGGCATCTTGCAATACGATTTCTGCATCTTGTTGACCGAATCCACCGACATTCGGGTTGCTGGTCAAAGCTTCACCAGTCTTAACTACTTGCCCTTCGGAAACAACCAGTTCTGGTCCTAGAGGAATCGTATCAACGACAACATCACCAGATTCAGGTTGGATGTTGACTAGATATTTAACGTTACCGTCTCCATCTTCCTCTTTGGCAATCTTGGTAATTGTGCCAGTCGCGGAAGCATTGTAAACAGTGTTGTTGCTCTTTTCGCCAGTGGGGTAAACTTGTCCGCGTCCCCGGTTAGCACCTAAGTGGACTGAATATTTACCGAAGTGGATGTTTTTGTCGGTTGCGGGGTTAGGAGAAAGAACTGGGAAGACGATTTCCTGATACTGTTCACCTGGTAAGGGGCCGACGATGACGACGTTTTCTTTGTCTTCGCTGTAGGATTGGAAGGGAGTGTCGCCAACTTCTTCTTTAAGTTCTTCGGAAAGACGGTCTTCAGGAGCAATCTTAAAGCCTTCAGGTAGCATCAGTACAGCACCGACATTCAAGCCAACCTTAGAACCATCGGCACCAACTTGTTGGGCGCTCAGATCGTAAGGGATTTTCACTACAGCTTTGAATACAGTGTCAGGTAGCACCGATTGGGGAACTTCCACTTCTGCTGGCTTGGCTGCTAGGTGACAGTTAGCACAAACAATCCGCCCGGTTGGTTCGCGGGGGGTTTCGGGATAGGTTTGCTGTGCCCAAAAGGGATAGGCGGCAGCTGATTGGGGAAGGGCTAGATCGCTGGTGAAGTAAAATGTCACAGTAGCGATCGCTATGAGCAATGTTTTTACGATCGCTCTAGCGCTGCGAGTTAACCTCGCTCTTAAAAAAACATTTCTCATCTCTAATAAGGGCAACGATTGAATTAGTCATTAGTCATTGATCATTAGGAGTTAGGAGTTAGGAGTTAGGAGTTAGGAGTTAGGAGTTACTATTATCTCCTCTGCCCTTTTGCCCCTCTGATCCTCTACTTCCTCACTCCCTTACTCAGCACTCAGCACTCATAACTCAGCACTGATTAAGCCCACCAAGCTGGATCACCGGTGCGGAAGTCGGTTTCAGTCCAAGGGGTCAAAACGATTTTGTCGTCTTTTACATTGGTATGGGCCAAAGGTAAAGACAACGGTGCTGGGCCGCGAACAACCTTACCAGTTTCGTCATACTGGGAACCATGACAAGGACACTTAAACTTGTTCTCTGCAATGTTCCAGGGGACTACACAACCTAAGTGGGTGCAGATGGCGTTAATGCCATAATCTTTGATCGCTTCTTTGCTGTCTACCACAATATAGGTAGGATCTCCCTTTAGCCCTTGGACTAGGTTGCGATCGCCTGCATTCCGGTTTTCTAGAAATTTAGTGACACTAACATCGTTACCTAGCTCGTCTTTTGCCGTTGTACCGCCACCAGCACCACCAGTTGCGGGTGGAATAAAGTAGTTGACAACGGGATACAATGCACCCAGAGCCACTCCAGTGACAGTCCCAAAAGTGAGCAGATTCATGAACTGACGACGCCCCATATCGGGCACGTCTGCTGATTCAGAAAATTGAGCCATAATCTACGCGCTCTTTGTGTATTTTGTTAAGCATTTTGACAAAAGTACTGTACTTGAGGAACTCTTGTCTAAGTCGAAATGCTAGCGCTCACAACGATGCCATACTTCTTTGTTCCAAGATATAAAAAGCATCTTTTCTGTTAGCATTACATTTCTTTATATCCTTATCATACTGGAGTCACGGAACTTAACATCATAACTAAATGTAAAATCTGATTGAGAAAAGCTATGACAGGACAGGAATTACGTCAGATGTTGCTTGATAAGTGGGGATATTCCTATGATGTGCAGTTTCGACGGGCACAGGGAAAGATATTTTTGCAAGTCATGTGGAAATACTTGGAGCAAGCTTCTTTTCCCTTGACCGAGGCGGAGTACCAAGAGCATCTTGACACCATTGCTAATTATCTTCATGCCTTGGGTGGCTCAACGCAGGTACAAACATATATTACCCAAACACGCGATCGCCCCCGGCTCGGCAAGGCTGTTAGTATTCCTCTAGATTTGGGTGAACGTTCTTCGGAATGGATATTATGACCAAGTTTTTCTTCCTTAATTTAGAATTATTCTAATCCGTCATTTCAGGATAGTAAAACTATGAATTCTCCATTTCCCGGAATGAATCCTTATTTAGAAAATCCTGTGTTTTGGTCAGAATTACATCATCGATTCATTACAGCTATAGCAGATACTATTGAAGAAAATATTCCCCCACAGTATCGAGTTGCAATTGAACAACGTACTTATTTAAGTGATGACTCAGATTCTGTATTAGTTGGTATACCTGATGTTTCTATTTTTTCTCAACACAAATCACCGCAGCAATACTCATCAACTACTACCCAAACAGAAACGTCAGAAGGCATTACGGTGATGATACCGTTACCTGAACATATTACGGAGAATTACTTAGAAATTCGAGAAGTCTCTACAGGTTTTGTGGTGACATCTATCGAAGTTTTATCTCCTAAAAATAAACGCCCAGGCGAAGGGAGAAAAGCCTATGAACTGAAACGCAAACAAGTTTTAGCTAGTCTTTCTCACTTAGTCGAAATTGATTTACTCAGAAGTGGAAAAGCCATGTCAATTTTAGGGGAAGTGCCTGTAACAGATTATCAAATTATTGTTAGCAGAAGTGAAATACGTCCTCAAGCTAAATTATACGGATTTAGCGTCAGAGAAACGATTCCCGTATTTCCATTACCATTACAGTCAGAAGATACAGAAGCAATTGTAGATTTGCAATCTTTATTGCATGGTATATACAATCGTGCCAGATATTACTTAGCAATTGATTATAATAAAGAACCAGTACCACCCCTAAAACCAGAAGACGCTTTATGGTCTGATACCCTCTTACGCGAACAAGGGTTAAGGAATAATTAGTAATTAGTTAATAATTTTACCTATTCCCTGTCACCTGTCACTTATTGCCTATGTTATTTACCTGTGAGCTTCACAAGTCCAACACCACCGAAATAAAGCCCTAAAACTGCTCCCGCTAAAAGACTTTGAGTTAAAGGGTCAGTAGAAGGTGTAAGCACGGCTCCTAAAACCACTGCTCCCATAATCACGTAACGCCAACCAGAAACCATTCGTTGAGACGAGACAATGTTCAAATTACCGAGCAACAGTTGGATAATCGGAATTTGAAATGCTAAACCAGTGCTGAATAACAGTAGCAGCACAAATTCAAAATATTTATCAATTGACCAAATTTGTTCAACAACATCTGCTCCGTAGCTGATGAAAAAATTCAAAGCTGCGGGGATAAGGAGTAAATAGGCAAATATTAACCCCGCTCCAAACAGCACACTCGAACCCAAAACCACAGGCCCCACTATACGGCGTTCACGGCGAGTCAGTCCTGGAAGCACAAACTGGATAATCTGGTAAAGAATGAAAGGGCTAGTAAGTATAAGGCCAGTGTAGGCTGCAACTTTGAGGGAGACAAAGAAATATTCTCCGGGTGCAAGTTGGAGAAATTTTACTCCTTGTGCCGGAACCTCAAGTAGTTGGACAATCGGTTTAACGGCAAAGAAACAGCCAATAATACCCACCGCTACGGCAATCAGCGAATAGAAAATGCGCTGCCGCAACTCTTCTAGGTGGTCGAAAAGGGACATTTCAACTTCACCTGGCAACTCATCGAGAGGATCGGTGTCTGAGTTGCCATATTCTTCGGGGTCAAGGTTGGGAACGTTTACAGTATCTACGTCTTGTGAAGGCGTCATGAGTCAGGTAGTAGGCAACATTTGTTAACTATTTTATCTGGGGAATGGAGCTAGCAAGATATGTTTTTGAGTACCGTGGGTTTTTTGTCCTGTTTTTTCGGGTTGCATCTGC
It includes:
- a CDS encoding DUF6887 family protein, which translates into the protein MNQNYEQMSFTELRAYVGENREDIEALRFLMSKRDPNSKGYPMPVTEADMQAQMEIIRRKINGKL
- a CDS encoding SDR family oxidoreductase, which translates into the protein MDGTALVVGASGIIGSNLARELIANGWTTYGLARNLKKGVEGLRPVAADLLDLASLKTALSDIAPTHIFITTWMRNATEAENVRVNGTMVRNLLDVLSPKDSVQHVALVTGLKHYLGPFDAYARGRSLPETPLREEHPRLDVENFYYAQEDEVYAAAARDGFTWSIHRPHTVIGKAVGNLMNLGTTLAVYAAICKETGRPFRWPGSEAQWKGISDMTDARVLAKHLVWAAKTEAAHNEAFNVVNGDIFRWIWLWGRLADCFGIDPIGFDGTTHPLEAEMANEGAVWREIAKQHGLVEPDLSRLSSAWHTDLDLGRPIEVMTDMSKSRKLGFSVYQKTDESFFDLFEQLRADRLIP
- the petA gene encoding cytochrome f, producing MRNVFLRARLTRSARAIVKTLLIAIATVTFYFTSDLALPQSAAAYPFWAQQTYPETPREPTGRIVCANCHLAAKPAEVEVPQSVLPDTVFKAVVKIPYDLSAQQVGADGSKVGLNVGAVLMLPEGFKIAPEDRLSEELKEEVGDTPFQSYSEDKENVVIVGPLPGEQYQEIVFPVLSPNPATDKNIHFGKYSVHLGANRGRGQVYPTGEKSNNTVYNASATGTITKIAKEEDGDGNVKYLVNIQPESGDVVVDTIPLGPELVVSEGQVVKTGEALTSNPNVGGFGQQDAEIVLQDASRVQWMIAFIALVMLAQVMLVLKKKQVEKVQAAEMNF
- the petC gene encoding cytochrome b6-f complex iron-sulfur subunit is translated as MAQFSESADVPDMGRRQFMNLLTFGTVTGVALGALYPVVNYFIPPATGGAGGGTTAKDELGNDVSVTKFLENRNAGDRNLVQGLKGDPTYIVVDSKEAIKDYGINAICTHLGCVVPWNIAENKFKCPCHGSQYDETGKVVRGPAPLSLPLAHTNVKDDKIVLTPWTETDFRTGDPAWWA
- a CDS encoding DUF3067 family protein, with the translated sequence MTGQELRQMLLDKWGYSYDVQFRRAQGKIFLQVMWKYLEQASFPLTEAEYQEHLDTIANYLHALGGSTQVQTYITQTRDRPRLGKAVSIPLDLGERSSEWIL
- a CDS encoding DUF4058 family protein; its protein translation is MNSPFPGMNPYLENPVFWSELHHRFITAIADTIEENIPPQYRVAIEQRTYLSDDSDSVLVGIPDVSIFSQHKSPQQYSSTTTQTETSEGITVMIPLPEHITENYLEIREVSTGFVVTSIEVLSPKNKRPGEGRKAYELKRKQVLASLSHLVEIDLLRSGKAMSILGEVPVTDYQIIVSRSEIRPQAKLYGFSVRETIPVFPLPLQSEDTEAIVDLQSLLHGIYNRARYYLAIDYNKEPVPPLKPEDALWSDTLLREQGLRNN
- the tatC gene encoding twin-arginine translocase subunit TatC, with the protein product MTPSQDVDTVNVPNLDPEEYGNSDTDPLDELPGEVEMSLFDHLEELRQRIFYSLIAVAVGIIGCFFAVKPIVQLLEVPAQGVKFLQLAPGEYFFVSLKVAAYTGLILTSPFILYQIIQFVLPGLTRRERRIVGPVVLGSSVLFGAGLIFAYLLLIPAALNFFISYGADVVEQIWSIDKYFEFVLLLLFSTGLAFQIPIIQLLLGNLNIVSSQRMVSGWRYVIMGAVVLGAVLTPSTDPLTQSLLAGAVLGLYFGGVGLVKLTGK